A segment of the Lycium barbarum isolate Lr01 chromosome 7, ASM1917538v2, whole genome shotgun sequence genome:
gttcttaatgttaaatgtataatgatgctaagtcatgatatgtctatgagatgatcaataatgtaagattATGTTATGCCTGTGAGATGTGTAAAATGATGAATTTATGAgtgattatatgacgatatgattccaccgtgcctaaacggctgggcatgtcaccgctaaggcgtgctgcatatgattccaccatgcctaaatggccgggcatgtcaccgcgaaggcgggctgctatgtttacacctggcctagagggtcgggcatgatcaccactagtgggcagcatatggtggttacccggacgcgggttaacgatgaggattatgatgtgatgatatatgcgctgtgatgacatatgtactacgAGTATATAAATTTACGATAAATGTATGagatgtattcacctatgaaactcaagcaggttataccttcctctcATTGGTCATGATTCTTCTAGTACGTTTATttcgttcttgtcttacatacttagtacaatgttcgtactgacgtccgttttctttggaagttgtgttcatgcccacaggtagacagggaggtgagcttgatccagactcgtaggagctgtcagctgacttgagcgcactccattgttccggaggtgctacttggtttattcctttgtatatatatatatatatatatatatatgtatatgtattttgggcacgacggggtcttgtcccgtccacatgtctagtactctagtagaggctcgtagatacgtatgtgtgggtagtatggtctcacgatgctatgattgtatatatatagtataattattttgatagccgaagggcttatgtatataaaattaattatattttcaaatgaaaaatggttgtcttatgattatgagtatttgaatggtaaagaagtgtataatgactatgacgagtaaggaaatgagtggtgctcggtggtaagccccgggtacccgtcacggcccctagtcgggtcgtgacaaaagtggtatcagagcagttcagtcctaggaagtgtctagagccgtgtccagtagaggcttgtttatggtgtgtttcgCGCCACACTAATGAATAGGAGGccacagggcatttaggaaaaatgaccatctttcatcttaagagatcgtgcgatagaactgtgttataagattttcccctcttattaatgtgttatgatttcagaaatgtcgccaaagggaaaagctacagccacccagaagggcaagactgtgatgaaaaggcgggcagaaagagagccgccaatgaatgtagaagggGGCGAGTCACAAAAGGAGGCTCCATCTAGTACTtactccaccccgcccaatgtagaagaacaagggggagcttcagctccaattcctccaccagttgcttcgggtcaacaagtgaccgaggccattcacctattgacgcagttagttgccgcccaggcacagcggcagaatatgaactcaagtgatcgggcagctagtaccagagcccgtgactctatgagcttgaatcctccggaatttttcggtcaaagccggatgaaaacccgcaaggttttattgacgagatgttgagaacattgaggattattcacgcctccgagaccgaatctgtggagttggcatcttatagactccaagatgtggcggtattgtggtacaataattggctagcatcaaggaaggaaaatgcacctcctcccgtttggcaagaatttgtggatgccttcatccgccattatttgccacccgaggtccgccgagctagagcgggtAGATTTTTAAACttgaaacaagggaatatgagtgctcgggagtatagccttcaattcaattcattggctaggtatgctccaactatggtggccaatatgggagatagagtgcatcgctttgtgagtggcttagggccacatttatttaaagattgcttgacggcttctttacaagaagggatggatatttcccgaatacaagcccatgcccagaacttagagggacgacaacaaccacaaaggggtgatcgcgacattgatagaaagcaaagcaagagggccagatctatagggccaggtagcgattatagagagggatcgaggcagacttattcccgacattcaggccaatcggtgactagtgtgcctccacgatttgcagataggagatttgatcgctcctttccttcaagacaggatcagagttcgagagcttcgagttcccagtttgggggtgattacagtcagaggagaccaccagttccacgatgtagccagtgtagaaaattacactcggggccatgtcgccagggcacagatgcttgctatgtttgtggacagactgggcatttgatgcgagattgtccctcgaggtatggtaaaggtggggttcagcccacaggatcagcagttggttcatcttcagtacacccggtagggcagactccccagatgtcagcaggtcgaggtagaggcagagggggagcatctactttaggtgccactcagccccgtgtgtatgttttagccggacgacaggatcttgagtcctccccggatgtagttacacgtacattatctatattttcccatgatgtgtatgcattgatagatccgggttctactttctcctatattactccgtatgttgctggttgtattggggtgaaacccgagccaattaaaccctttgaggtatctactccggttggtgatcccgtgatagctagacaagtgtataaaaattgtgtactcgtgatatgcgatcgccagaccagagctgatttaattgagctggaaattcTAGATTtcgatatgattatgggtatggattggttggcttcatgttatgctaatgtcgattgtcggatgaaaatagttcgatttcaattcccgggagagcccgtgcttgaatggaagggtaatacagcatctccgaaaggtaggtttatttcctaccttaaggcaaggaagatgatagctaagtgctatatttatcacttagtccgagtccatgacatcgaagcaaagtcgccaactttccaatccgttccggtagtgaatgaatttccagatgtattcccagatgaacttccatgcctttctccagaaagagagattaatttcgccatcgatgtgttgccggacaccaagcctatttctattcctccttatcgaatggctccggcagaattaaaaaagctaaaggaacagttgaaagatttgcttgaaaaggggtttattagacccagttcatcaccgtggggagcaccagtcttgttcgtgagaaagaaagatggttccctccgaatgtgcatcgattataggcagttgaataaggtgacaataaagaacaaatatcctctcccaaggattgatgacttgtttgatcaactacagggtaccaagtggttttctaaaatagacttgaggtcgggttatcatcaagtgagagttagagaagaagatattcccaaaacagccttcagaacgagatatggccattatgaattccgggtgttgtcgtttgggttgactaatgctctggcagtgttcatgaatttgatgaataatgcatTCAGTccactcttggatctattcgtgatagtattcattgatgatattctggtatactctcgcacggaatcagaacatgcagatcatttacgtattatccttggaattcttcgaacccgagaattgtatgcaaaattttcaaagtgcgagttttggctgaattctgtaacacttttgggccatgttatttcagatgatggcattcgagtcgacattcagaaaattgaagctgtgaagacttggccaaggcctacgacgcctacggaagtccatagttttctgggattggcaggttactataaaaggttcgtagagggattttcctctatttcagcaccattgacgaagctaacccagaaatcagtTAAGTTtaagtggaatgatgcttgtgaacgcagcttccaagagctgaaggacagattaacctcagctcgagtcttaacacttccagaagggccagatagctatgttgtgtattgtgatgcttccggcgttgggttaggatgcgtgtttgtcacgacctaaccccgtaggccgcgactagtgtccgtgctggacacccaaacgtacccaataacccaaaccaacatattatcaaaatatattaatataaaggttagttggcgttactaaatatcacagatgaacagattttgcacgtagaggccgataaggccatcaccgatcataacaacccaaaacatatacagaacccacacaagtatgtctacagacctctacagaacataacagaatcataagatgggacagggccccgtcgtacccctaaatagcgtacatatatacaatagcagaagattgtaccaaaatataggctccggataaaggagcgctccaaaatagcagaataagatcctaagcggacggatcggcaaacctgtcgtcggtacctgcgcggcatgaaaacgcagcccccgaagaaagggggtcagtacaaaatatgtactgaatatgcaaagcctgaattacagaaacaaaatcataactggtacagaacgtacagaaagtaaatagaaaacccaaagtatcagatacatattttcaaaacatgcagagtgtgtacagaaacatatgtcacatcaaatccggcccctgccaagggactcggcagacagaacgtggccaccctcccgacgctggtgccacaacacagaagaatcagaacaggggcataaccctgtaacataatatgtcatatcagatggccatagcaaatcatatcagaacaagcgtacatggcacagcatactccacaaacccatgtacgcgtatacctgccccctcacatcgaggcacggcgaacaatgcaaaagatcacgcttgacaacatatcctggcccgggctcagtgggggaaacattgaggcatccacgaacggagtagtgagaaactaaatgcactaaaaaataccatatatatatttccagagactcaatgaggcatatcggatgtcaaatcaaatcaatgaaatcggacggaaacatagtaagtaaatttagatgtcataacgggttacggaggcataatctatccgagatcgttttcaagattcaaaacaatttataagacttaatgaaatatttaaaatagtttttatttagtagataaaggagtagttagagtatctctaacgaaaacgctcgaagacaagtcatagacacataaagggtaaaattggaaatagtgggcccacctcgggacaaacgaagcggtgggctcaaattacgtattttaagcttataaagtcacctacggaggttctaggGACATTCCaaaattttctagacaatttgcggaagtttgcacaattctttcaataaagcatacttatagggttcaattcaattgaatgaaaaaggggtattttcaaatgcagattccgatgagcagaatactttccgaggctcaaatccgatcctagtacacctaggacatgccaaaagaagaatcgggatagccttacataccttatatgctctttacgcctttccaaattcaattcccgtttcgcccaaaatctgcaattggtcacatttaccaattctcaatttccaatctttaagtattcagtctttattcataattgcctacagaaatttgggcagcatctcccctatacatatggcatccccgagaatttaactcggccaaaacaatcaacaacaacccaacaacaacatcaacaacaacaacaatcactataaacacaatataacttaactagctatctttccaacataatgtcataaccttcatttcaacttcaatttccaaactaatctcaatggtttcacattcatcattaatctagatcatcacaatataatttggaaatatttcatatcatttctacgaaatattcacaaaatatacaaactttccaccaaaacataattcacccaaaacttcaaatcttcaacctacatattcataacatattttcatcttccaatttcatcaaccataatcataattcacatcttaacaacttcatttccataatatcacaaaatcattctaaagtgacataatcttctacattccaacttcaaccaaaattcattcaactttcattcccaatataattttcaccataaccacaactagaatacaacataaaattcaactcatatatgtatacgacatatatacactcatggctacatatatatatacatacccactttgcaaacttccttatttccataattctactcatttccacataccacaacataaacaaaccttcataacataagaaaaaggaattgattcttacctttttctacaactccttcacttgaacaagttgtcaacttgaagaaataagtgctccttcttccaaaacaattacaccaagttgtaaaggacccttaaattagtaggaataccacaagaaaataatttttggaggaagatttggaggggtgaattttctatggccaaacccgaaatggccctttttttttttttttgctcttgttttgtttgttctttctccttctaagtttcttgaatcatctaagggataatgatccctttataattaatttgccacatggaaattaattaatttggtgggcttggaccaggtatggccggccaccctctcaccttgggcctaaatttttcttttcatttttttgggccaactcggttggtcccgagttgggcctagcccactgacctttcgaccttaaaacgtccatatctccttgtaccgacgtcacctgggaacccacgacctatggttggaaagataattcaattatctacaacttctacttcttggtatgtttccaaattccaaacatataataccgtgttttccccccaaagtcaggtcacccgaaaacgttttcttaaaaatattcgtttggaggacttccactttgatttggcccaagggtccttcttgagttgtgtttaacttcacatatgtgattcatataatttgttacatgtcccaaaaaaaaaaaaaaaaaatcttgacgtgtgggccccacctcagcttacaaataatccgacgttcaaaaatacgggatgtaacatcctccccccctttagaacattcgtcctcgaatgttaaattaatcttatagggtcttgtaagcaTTTTGGGGAAAATATATCACAAAGTAGAGGCTAGATCTGTCAATACACTTATATTTCGAAAAAGACATTAGTATACCTGTATCCGCGTTTGGTagcgcctccgggtcctgtcgactagtcaaggcatagatgcggttcgaaggaccgcttgaACTGGGAGCCCCGCCACtacctctgccgcggcctgctgatgTCGACGTACcctgccccgcagggcgcatggctatcGAAGGAGACGATGACCCagcgactgatccggtaggctgcgctgcacctcccaaattacccttatacggacactctctcacagtatggccctgacggccacaagaataacaagcacctgtagcacggtagcactctccagggtggtatctcccacaataagaacactgaggcctgggtggcctcgtctgaccggaactcctgtctacccgcgaacctgaaaccccggagctctggcctgctcctaaataccctgggctatcaaatctcctgcctgagaactgcggaggtgtgctctgtgccggctgggaagaatgcctgctagactgctgctgctgctgaggctgcccactCCGAAATTCCTcaaaatacccagatgatctggccctcttgggctgtcttcgatcctgactcctatcgggctgatgacccctgtgccggtcctccatgccctgagcgtgcgcctgaatccgggcaatatccatatcgggctgagcggccaataccaagcaactgtcgacaaaataacggtccaggcccataatatacctgtgcatcctgtcagccatagtagctaccacagcaggtgcatatcgggccaatgagtcgaactccatactgtactctcgaacactgcagcccttctgtctcagcaataagaatctgtcaaccctggcccgccgtaactccggaggcagaaaatggctaagaaaagcctcagaaaactcatcccagactgctgggggagcaccaaCGCCTCTGgctaactcccaagactcgtaccaatttgctgctacatcatacaaccggtacgaagccaactcgactgactctgtcgcagatgccttaatcaaatgtaatgtgcgccgcatcttcctaataaactcctcaggatcctcctcgggctttgtcccgaagaactctggaggattacaggtcaggaactcacgagctctcgaactgtcacgtctATCTGCACGACCATCCCCAAGTCCGTGCctatgaacctgccctgctaccagtctggtcaacaactggaccgcatctctcatagcccgatcctcagcccctggctgtggagctggaggctcaggtactggaacctctggagctactggtggagctgccccagactcctctgatgatgaagacgtagcagagtctgctggccgggacgcaatatcaagcatcatctgagcaagggtccgagtacccttctgagcccggctggtctctcctaccacgccctttttcttctgggcagccgtcgcctttttcggaggcatcactgaaagaaaaacaacaacggatcaggacagaatcatcctaatagcacagctctatcgcacgatctaagatttcaaaaaaagaaacaccctaaatgtcctgtagcttcctgtttataggtgtggtgcacaacacaccgataaacaagactctactagacacggtctgtagacgttccgaggacgaaccgctctgataccacttttgtcacgacccaaccccgtaggccgcgactagtgtccgtgctggacacccaaacgtacccaataacccaaaccaacatattatcaaaatatattaatataaaggttagttggcgctactaaatatcacagatgaacagattttgcacgtagaggccgataaggccatcaccgatcataacaacccaaaacatatacagaacccacacaagtatgtctacagacctctacagaacataacagaatcataagatgggacagggccccgtcgtacccctaaatagcgtacatatatacaatagcagaagattgtaccaaaatataggctccggataaaggagcgctccaaaatagcagaataagatcctaagcggacggatcggcaaacctgtcgtcggtacctgcgcggcatgaaaacgcagcccccgaagaaagggggt
Coding sequences within it:
- the LOC132601440 gene encoding uncharacterized protein LOC132601440, encoding MTGEIEFNPKPHGCSLSSLGRFYGEFEASMAESPSPQLQVVGEPPTKLTYASLIHNVYGKNRCNLYLPKRARSSGYFEEFRSGQPQQQQQSSRHSSQPAQSTPPQFSGRRFDSPGYLGAGQSSGVSGSRVDRSSGQTRPPRPQCSYCGRYHPGECYRATGACYSCGRQGHTVRECPYKGNLGGAAQPTGSVAGSSSPSIAMRPAGQGTSTSAGRGRGSGGAPSSSGPSNRIYALTSRQDPEALPNADTDFGRNGN